Part of the Ictalurus punctatus breed USDA103 chromosome 9, Coco_2.0, whole genome shotgun sequence genome is shown below.
tggtcttctactgttgtagaCCATTTGCCTTAAGGATTCGtatgttaaatggtaaatggtctgcgcttatatagcacttttttaaccttagcagttccaaagcgctttatactgtgtctcattcacccattcacacacacactcacacaacaatggtagcagagctgccatgctaggggttaacttgccattgggagcaacttggggttcagtgtcttcccCAAgcacactttggcatgtggaatCCTGTGGGCCacgaatcgaaccgccaaccgtACGGTTAacggacaacctgctctaccacctgagccacagccgcccataggttgtgcattctgagatgtttttctgctcaccacgaaTATAAAgaagttatttgagttactgtagtctTCCTGTCACCTTGGACCAGTTTGGcaattttcctctgacctctcataAGACGTTTACGCCTGCAGAACTGCTACTCActgcatgtgtttttgtttttgcaccattgTGTGCAAACTCTagacactgttgtgtgtgaaaatcccaggagatcagcaatttctcAGGGCCACTGTTTccttattctgatgtttgatatgaacattaactaaagctccTGACCTGCAGGATGttgtgcatgattttatgcatcatgctcctgccacatgattgaccaACTGGCTAATTTTGAATTAATAAGCAGgtgtgttcttaataaagtggagTGTATAATCTGGTTCattttgtgtttatgttctcCTCACCATCCATTTTCTTCAAAAATTTGACTGCACTAATTGGTTTGAAGGACTATCATTCAAGAGTAACATGCAGTGCACTTCTCAAATGGATTTATTGACAAATAATTAGTTTAATAAATAGTACAGCTTTGATCTGAGATATGTTTGGCCatgatatataaaatgtacagcAATAAGGACAAACAAACAGTGCCGTATAGTGCTGCAATCCCTGTGGATGGTGATAATTTTTTCATTCCTGATTTTGGTGAGCATTTACTAATAATTCACTTTTCTAATCATTCATAATCTCACCATGTTTTTATAGAGAAAATTATCGATGATATGGTCCAGAAGCCACATTCTGAGAACATTAGGGCAGAAGAGGACAGTGAACAGTTCAGTGTTTTATCTTCTAAGAGCATTTATTGCCAAGACTCCATTTGTGATGAAGTGTCTGGATCAAGGGGCTTTTTGGACCTGAAGCCTTTAAGAGTGAGTGATATCTGCTCTTTGTTAACAGCTGAATAACATGATAAATTATGAGTCATTCTTTAGTGGTGTTCTCTCTGATTGCTAGTCAGTAACTTAACTTAATTCATCGTGTACTATATTCTTTTGTATGGACTACAATATTTGTAACAACTGTATGACTTATCCTCTATTGAGTGCTTACGGTTTAATCAATATTCTTTGCCCTTTCTGTGTTCAGAGAGCATTACCTTACTTCAAAATTGAGAAGAGCCTCAGGTCCTTCTGTTACAATCCCCAGGATGCCATGGACCAGCCGGAGATCCTCACCTCCTGTGCACTTACTGAGACCATGCAGGACCTCCTGGAGCACCTCCATGAACAAAACCTCACACTGAAGGACGGGGAACCCAACCAACCATCATTTTTAGCGTCTCTCAGGAGCTCCAATCTGGTAATGGATTTTAACCCCGTGAGGCGTGGCTCCCGTCCTCATCAGCTTCAGATTTCTCTTGGAGCTCCACTGTTGCCACTCAGCCCTGCTGAGAAGACCAAAGATTCAAAATCTGCCAGTGAGAGCAGAAATGCAGGAATTAAGGAGGTAGTGTGTTTTAGGACCACATCAGAACGAGTGGGCGACTGTAAGCTGGGCAGCTGGTGGAAGCAGGCTCTGGAGACCAGAAGAGCCTCCACAGGACTGCTGCCTGCTATCGAGCAAGTCCCTGCTGTCACAAAAGGTTATACTTTGCTATGCAAATCCAATGAATGCCTGAAAGACTGATTCCATTGTTTAGGGTTTGTTTAGCTCTGTTCTATAAGCC
Proteins encoded:
- the LOC108269659 gene encoding uncharacterized protein LOC108269659; the protein is MDQPEILTSCALTETMQDLLEHLHEQNLTLKDGEPNQPSFLASLRSSNLVMDFNPVRRGSRPHQLQISLGAPLLPLSPAEKTKDSKSASESRNAGIKEVVCFRTTSERVGDCKLGSWWKQALETRRASTGLLPAIEQVPAVTKEKRHSLVLGWPQSHGLIRGCKQEVKQVRKCNVEMTMHSISHS